In a genomic window of Weissella tructae:
- the tsaE gene encoding tRNA (adenosine(37)-N6)-threonylcarbamoyltransferase complex ATPase subunit type 1 TsaE yields the protein MNSVEETQTVAAALASIIQPGDTLLLNGDLGAGKTTFTQGFARALGMKRPLKSPTFTLVREYQTPHFQLNHLDVYRLGEEGGADELGLNEYFNPTSVTIVEWSEFITNDLPQDYLQIDLTRLEHDIADTQRAIEITAQGVVSQQRLQELEEALDGTIH from the coding sequence ATGAATTCAGTAGAAGAAACACAAACAGTAGCAGCAGCATTAGCGTCAATTATTCAACCGGGAGATACACTATTATTGAATGGTGACTTAGGCGCAGGGAAAACAACATTTACACAGGGATTCGCACGTGCGTTAGGGATGAAACGTCCGTTAAAGAGTCCGACTTTTACGCTTGTTCGTGAATACCAAACACCGCATTTCCAATTGAACCATTTGGATGTGTACCGATTAGGTGAAGAAGGTGGTGCGGATGAACTTGGATTGAATGAATATTTTAATCCAACGAGCGTCACCATCGTGGAATGGTCAGAATTTATTACGAATGACTTGCCACAAGATTATTTACAAATTGATCTAACGCGTTTGGAACATGATATTGCGGATACCCAACGCGCGATTGAAATTACGGCCCAGGGTGTTGTCAGTCAACAACGATTGCAAGAATTAGAGGAGGCCCTTGATGGAACTATTCATTAG
- a CDS encoding GNAT family N-acetyltransferase produces MELFIRPVEPEDSQNLLVLLAQLTKESTTFLLMQDLSVVSVMSQADNIAYLQSTTNNVMLVVSDEHDNLYGLATAVAGIDGTQAEIGVAVLAQYQGNGLAQALIEELLAWAVDYSSVNALTLTVQLHNAPAIHIYEKYDFSWVEGSENTIENANGESVPAKDMIRQL; encoded by the coding sequence ATGGAACTATTCATTAGACCTGTTGAGCCAGAAGACTCACAAAATTTGTTGGTATTATTGGCACAATTGACTAAAGAATCAACAACTTTTTTGCTGATGCAAGATTTATCAGTTGTATCGGTCATGAGCCAAGCTGATAATATTGCTTATCTACAATCAACAACCAACAATGTCATGTTAGTCGTATCAGACGAACATGATAACTTGTATGGCTTAGCAACCGCCGTTGCAGGGATAGATGGAACGCAAGCCGAAATTGGTGTTGCCGTCTTAGCGCAATATCAAGGAAATGGGCTAGCCCAAGCGTTGATTGAAGAGTTGTTAGCATGGGCAGTTGATTATAGTTCTGTTAATGCTTTAACGTTAACCGTACAACTACATAATGCACCAGCAATTCATATTTACGAAAAGTATGATTTTAGCTGGGTAGAAGGAAGCGAAAATACAATTGAAAACGCGAATGGAGAATCTGTTCCTGCAAAGGATATGATTCGCCAACTATAG
- a CDS encoding 3'-5' exonuclease, which produces MNFIAMDFETASAQRHSAVSLGIAVVRDDKVVDQFYTLLKPDTAFDARNTQIHGITERDVMNAPTFPQIWPMIAPFFTPNQLVIAHNAPFDNSVLRASLEYYRLPTAHYLSIDTVRTSRKLYPNLPNHKLNTMAEVLAIDLHQHHNALDDTVAAAKILVKQAQVFGVDAVKPFVKNI; this is translated from the coding sequence ATGAATTTTATTGCAATGGATTTTGAGACGGCTAGTGCGCAACGACATAGTGCCGTTTCGTTAGGTATTGCGGTTGTTCGTGATGATAAAGTCGTTGATCAGTTTTATACGTTATTAAAGCCAGATACAGCATTTGATGCACGCAACACACAAATTCATGGTATTACGGAGCGAGATGTGATGAACGCGCCAACTTTTCCACAAATTTGGCCCATGATTGCACCCTTCTTTACGCCAAATCAATTAGTGATTGCGCATAACGCGCCATTTGATAATAGTGTTTTACGTGCGTCGTTAGAATACTATCGATTACCAACGGCACATTATCTATCAATCGATACAGTACGAACATCACGTAAACTGTATCCGAACCTACCAAATCATAAATTGAATACAATGGCCGAAGTGCTGGCCATTGATTTACATCAACATCACAACGCGCTAGATGATACAGTTGCGGCGGCTAAGATTTTAGTCAAGCAAGCACAAGTATTCGGCGTTGATGCTGTTAAGCCATTTGTTAAAAACATTTAA
- the murB gene encoding UDP-N-acetylmuramate dehydrogenase — protein MQIETLKTAFPALTIETHVDLSAYTNTRVGGVADGIFWPNTLAELTDVVTYANDNNVPVLVLGNASNLIITDEGVRGLVIFLTKLTDIIVSENTITAAAGAAIIDVSETAQQAGLTGVEWAAGIPGSVGGAVYMNAGAYGGQVDGCLLTADVLHPNGEIETLTCEDLDFSYRHSSVQGTGDVIISATFELENGDAKEIRAMMEDFNERRASKQPLEYPSCGSVFKRPEGHFAGKLIMDAGLQGFTIGGAQVSRKHAGFIVNFADASSADYVGVIRHVQAVVLEQTGITLETEVRILGE, from the coding sequence ATGCAAATTGAAACTTTAAAGACAGCGTTTCCGGCATTGACCATTGAAACGCATGTTGACTTATCAGCATATACAAATACACGTGTCGGTGGTGTGGCTGATGGTATTTTTTGGCCAAATACATTGGCGGAATTAACCGATGTTGTGACTTATGCAAACGACAACAATGTACCCGTATTGGTTTTGGGAAATGCATCAAACCTAATTATTACGGATGAAGGTGTTCGTGGGCTAGTCATCTTTTTGACAAAATTGACTGACATTATCGTGTCAGAAAATACTATTACCGCTGCTGCGGGAGCCGCAATCATTGACGTCAGTGAAACAGCGCAACAAGCAGGGCTAACTGGGGTCGAATGGGCTGCTGGAATTCCGGGATCTGTCGGTGGCGCAGTGTATATGAACGCCGGTGCTTACGGTGGACAAGTAGATGGATGCCTATTAACAGCAGATGTTTTACACCCGAATGGTGAAATTGAAACATTGACATGCGAAGACTTGGATTTCAGTTACCGTCATAGCTCAGTTCAGGGGACTGGCGATGTCATTATCTCAGCAACCTTTGAATTGGAAAACGGGGATGCAAAAGAAATTCGCGCCATGATGGAAGACTTTAATGAACGTCGTGCTAGTAAGCAACCGCTTGAATACCCATCATGTGGGTCAGTCTTTAAGCGTCCTGAAGGCCATTTTGCAGGTAAGTTGATTATGGATGCCGGCCTACAAGGCTTTACGATTGGTGGAGCGCAAGTTTCACGTAAGCACGCTGGCTTCATTGTTAATTTTGCCGATGCTAGTAGTGCAGATTATGTGGGAGTTATTCGTCACGTTCAAGCCGTTGTGTTGGAACAAACGGGTATTACATTGGAAACTGAAGTACGTATTTTAGGGGAATAA
- the cdaA gene encoding diadenylate cyclase CdaA has translation MQEFLNFVSNISIVQIIDVLIVWWLLFRLFMLIRGTKAVMLLRGVGIVVIVKLVSWYVGLSTISWLTDQVINWGVIALVVVFQPEIRRGLEHLGRRPFIKQKQEGIEAQHLINSLDDAIQYMSKRHIGALISIQMETGLEEYVETGIAIDGEISSQLLIQTFIPNTPLHDGAVIIRDMRLAAAAAYLPLSDNAMIPKELGTRHRASVGISEVTDALTIVISEETGSVSITRNAELMMNLQRDEYLKYLERQLLPKSDHDEKPWQVVLNAMNFRKEGK, from the coding sequence ATGCAAGAATTCTTAAATTTTGTCAGCAATATTAGTATTGTCCAGATAATCGATGTGTTGATTGTGTGGTGGTTGTTATTCCGACTGTTCATGTTGATTCGCGGAACAAAAGCCGTGATGTTACTCCGTGGTGTTGGGATTGTTGTGATTGTTAAATTGGTGAGTTGGTATGTCGGCCTAAGTACAATTTCTTGGTTAACTGACCAAGTGATTAATTGGGGTGTGATTGCCTTGGTGGTGGTTTTCCAACCAGAAATCCGTCGTGGATTGGAACACTTGGGTCGCCGACCATTCATTAAGCAAAAGCAAGAAGGTATCGAAGCACAACATTTGATTAACTCATTGGATGATGCCATTCAATATATGTCGAAGCGACATATCGGGGCATTGATTTCAATTCAAATGGAGACTGGCTTGGAAGAATACGTTGAAACGGGTATCGCCATTGATGGTGAAATTTCGAGTCAATTATTGATTCAAACGTTTATTCCCAATACGCCGTTGCATGACGGGGCTGTGATTATTCGCGACATGCGTTTAGCAGCAGCTGCAGCATATCTGCCGCTATCAGATAATGCCATGATTCCAAAGGAATTGGGGACACGTCATCGTGCATCTGTAGGAATTTCTGAAGTAACGGACGCGTTAACGATTGTTATTTCTGAAGAAACAGGAAGTGTTTCGATTACACGTAATGCAGAATTGATGATGAATCTGCAACGCGATGAATACTTGAAGTATCTAGAACGCCAACTATTGCCGAAGTCTGATCATGATGAAAAGCCTTGGCAAGTTGTGTTGAATGCTATGAATTTCCGTAAGGAGGGCAAGTAA
- a CDS encoding YbbR-like domain-containing protein, protein MRPNLEKTLYSLLCLLLAILLAVYVGEQRGTNITRGGQVDGKIGDFKGLVSTKKATINAPLQLNGLDTDKYYVAGAPETVKIEVEGAAALVTTAQNTKNFQVYADLTDLDVGEHQVKLKESGLNDGLTFKIIPERLDITIAKRATASHDVEVTFNKSAIAEGYHTGKISSSVDKVEISGRADAVWAVDRVIANVQMNRDTTESVNQSVVLQAVDANGTPINVTISPQIAKVEIPIEAGEGNRDIPIKFVGENGNLDKFEISGSMNEVRASGSVADLDVIKSLEVSIDLSDIKEETTKEIELKAPKGTKLAEKKIQVTIKPKA, encoded by the coding sequence ATGCGTCCGAATTTAGAAAAGACATTATATTCATTACTTTGTTTATTGTTAGCGATTCTACTCGCAGTGTATGTGGGTGAGCAACGTGGCACGAACATTACACGTGGTGGTCAAGTTGACGGTAAAATTGGTGATTTTAAAGGACTAGTATCTACTAAAAAAGCAACAATTAATGCACCGTTACAATTGAACGGATTAGATACTGACAAGTATTATGTTGCTGGTGCACCCGAAACCGTGAAGATTGAAGTTGAAGGGGCCGCTGCACTCGTGACAACGGCACAAAACACGAAGAATTTCCAAGTGTACGCTGATTTAACAGATTTGGATGTTGGTGAACATCAGGTTAAGCTAAAAGAATCAGGATTGAACGATGGTCTGACATTTAAAATTATTCCGGAACGATTGGATATTACGATTGCAAAACGAGCAACCGCTAGCCATGATGTTGAAGTGACCTTTAATAAGTCAGCGATTGCTGAAGGTTATCACACAGGTAAGATAAGTAGTTCTGTGGATAAGGTTGAAATTTCAGGCCGAGCTGATGCTGTCTGGGCGGTAGATCGCGTAATTGCCAATGTTCAAATGAATAGAGATACAACAGAATCTGTGAATCAATCAGTGGTACTACAGGCTGTTGATGCGAATGGGACACCTATTAATGTGACCATTTCGCCACAAATTGCCAAGGTAGAAATACCAATTGAAGCTGGTGAAGGTAATCGGGATATTCCGATTAAATTTGTCGGTGAAAATGGTAACCTTGATAAGTTTGAAATATCAGGTAGCATGAATGAAGTACGGGCATCTGGATCTGTTGCAGACTTGGATGTGATTAAGTCATTAGAAGTCTCTATTGATTTAAGTGATATAAAAGAAGAAACAACAAAAGAAATTGAATTAAAAGCGCCAAAAGGCACGAAGTTAGCGGAAAAGAAGATACAAGTTACGATTAAGCCGAAGGCATAG
- the glmM gene encoding phosphoglucosamine mutase: MVELHYFGTDGVRGIANKELTPELAFRLGRMGGAVLTRHAEGRQAKVLVGRDTRISGEMLESALVAGLLSVGIEILKLGVISTPGVSYLVPTQSADAGVQITASHNPAEDNGIKFFGADGFKLSDELEAEIEALLDAPVDELPRPAAEGLGTVSFFPEGAAKYLSYLQTTTPDDLSGMKIAIDAANGATSSSVSKLFADLDADFVTMATNPNGLNINDGVGSTHPEAISAFTVENNAQVGLAFDGDGDRLIAVDENGAVINGDKIMFIIGKYLSEHGRLRQDTIVTTVMSNIGMYKAMDEHNIASVKTAVGDRYVVEEMVKNGYNVGGEQSGHVVFLDWASTGDGMLTGLQLLQVVKDTGKPLSELAAEMTEYPQVLINVQVTDKKAALDNEAIQAIIADVEERMAGDGRVLVRPSGTQDLLRVMVEASTDALANEYVNAIVDVVNAEVGVN, translated from the coding sequence ATGGTTGAATTACATTACTTTGGGACTGATGGAGTCCGTGGGATTGCGAATAAAGAATTAACACCAGAACTAGCGTTCCGTTTGGGACGTATGGGTGGTGCTGTGTTGACACGTCATGCAGAAGGACGTCAAGCAAAGGTCCTAGTTGGTCGTGACACGCGTATTTCAGGTGAAATGCTAGAATCAGCTTTGGTTGCTGGTTTGTTGTCAGTTGGAATTGAAATTTTGAAGCTAGGTGTGATTTCAACACCAGGTGTGTCATACCTAGTACCAACACAATCAGCTGATGCGGGTGTACAAATTACAGCCTCACACAATCCTGCTGAAGATAACGGAATCAAGTTCTTTGGTGCCGATGGATTTAAGTTGTCTGACGAATTGGAAGCTGAAATCGAAGCTTTGTTGGATGCGCCAGTTGATGAATTACCACGTCCAGCTGCTGAAGGATTGGGAACAGTCTCATTCTTCCCAGAAGGAGCGGCTAAGTACTTGTCATACCTTCAAACAACAACACCAGACGATTTGTCAGGTATGAAGATTGCAATTGATGCCGCAAACGGTGCGACTTCAAGCTCTGTTTCAAAGTTGTTTGCAGACTTGGACGCTGACTTTGTTACAATGGCGACAAATCCAAACGGATTGAACATCAACGATGGTGTAGGATCAACACATCCTGAAGCTATCTCAGCCTTTACTGTTGAAAACAATGCGCAAGTTGGTTTGGCGTTTGACGGAGACGGGGATCGTTTGATTGCGGTTGATGAAAACGGAGCTGTGATTAATGGTGATAAGATTATGTTCATTATTGGTAAGTACCTATCTGAACATGGTCGTCTACGCCAAGACACAATTGTGACAACAGTTATGTCAAACATTGGTATGTACAAGGCAATGGATGAACACAACATTGCATCTGTTAAGACTGCTGTTGGTGACCGTTACGTTGTTGAAGAGATGGTTAAGAACGGCTACAACGTTGGTGGAGAACAATCAGGACACGTTGTATTCTTGGATTGGGCCTCAACAGGAGATGGAATGCTAACCGGTTTGCAATTGCTACAAGTTGTGAAGGATACTGGTAAGCCACTATCAGAACTGGCTGCTGAAATGACAGAATACCCACAAGTCTTGATCAATGTGCAAGTAACAGATAAGAAGGCTGCCTTGGATAATGAAGCAATTCAAGCCATTATTGCGGATGTTGAAGAACGTATGGCCGGTGATGGTCGTGTATTGGTACGCCCTTCAGGAACACAAGATTTGCTACGTGTCATGGTAGAAGCGTCTACAGATGCATTAGCTAACGAATATGTAAATGCCATTGTTGATGTCGTTAATGCTGAAGTTGGAGTTAATTAA
- a CDS encoding aspartate carbamoyltransferase catalytic subunit yields the protein MQNFVNLNDLSTEQIRAMIDLTLAYKAGKQPKQERRLVANLFFENSTRTQTSFQVAQLNLGWEQVHINPSTSSTKKGESLMDTLKTLGAVGVDTVVIRHSMNDWYQPLIEENSELMPHLVNAGDGNGQHPSQSLLDLVTIYEEFGHFEGLKIRIVGDLAHSRVARSNAEILTRLGAHVTFSGPEEWYPADFAEFGAYAPIDEGLAEQDVVMFLRVQHERLADMENVDFSAVNYHRNHGLTPARYEELKDEAIIMHPAPVNRDVEIADELVEAEKSRIFKQMTNGVYARMAILTSLGEA from the coding sequence ATGCAAAACTTTGTAAACTTAAACGACTTATCAACTGAACAAATTCGCGCCATGATCGATTTGACGCTAGCGTATAAAGCGGGAAAGCAACCTAAGCAAGAACGACGTTTGGTCGCTAATTTATTCTTTGAAAATTCAACACGAACACAAACAAGTTTCCAAGTTGCGCAATTGAATTTGGGATGGGAACAAGTACATATTAATCCATCAACAAGCTCAACTAAAAAGGGTGAGAGTTTGATGGATACGTTGAAAACATTAGGCGCGGTTGGCGTCGACACAGTGGTTATTCGCCACAGTATGAATGATTGGTATCAACCACTGATTGAAGAAAATTCAGAGTTGATGCCTCACTTAGTTAACGCAGGAGATGGTAATGGCCAACATCCTTCACAAAGTTTGTTGGACTTGGTCACAATCTATGAAGAGTTTGGACACTTTGAAGGACTAAAGATTCGTATCGTTGGAGACTTAGCACATTCACGAGTGGCACGTTCAAATGCGGAAATTCTAACTCGCTTAGGGGCGCACGTCACATTTAGTGGACCAGAAGAATGGTATCCAGCCGACTTTGCAGAATTTGGCGCTTACGCACCAATCGATGAAGGGCTAGCAGAACAAGATGTTGTGATGTTCCTACGTGTACAACATGAACGACTAGCAGACATGGAAAATGTTGACTTCTCTGCGGTGAACTACCACCGCAATCATGGGTTAACACCAGCGCGTTACGAAGAACTAAAAGATGAAGCAATCATTATGCATCCAGCGCCCGTTAACCGAGATGTTGAAATTGCGGATGAATTAGTTGAAGCTGAAAAGTCTCGTATCTTTAAGCAAATGACAAACGGTGTTTACGCTCGTATGGCAATCTTAACTTCACTGGGGGAAGCATAA